The sequence AGGCTTAGATATTGCCTTTGCGTTTTCATCGATGAGAGCTTGCTTAAAAATGAAATTTTTATGAATAGTTTTTGGGCAAATAACACTTTAACAACGAGATTTTTCAACGAAAATTTAGGTGGTAACAAATTCTTTGGCATCATGGATAAATGGTTTGAAAACGTTGGCAAAAACAAGGATTTTTTAGAGTTTATCTACGCTTGTTTGGTGCTTGGATACAAGGGCAAATACGAAGCGCAGGAAGATTGCAACGAGAAAATTTCATACCTTTGTGAAAATATAGCCTCAGCCGTTTCGCCACTTATCAAGGCAGATGAAAATGTATTTGAAAAGAGTTATTTAAAAACTAAAAAGAGAAGCTTTTTTGAGATATTTTCACTAAGACATTTGAAATTTTATTTTATCCTTATAGCGCTTGCAGCTATCGCGGCTGCGTTTTTATATAGCACCTACTCGATGGATCAAAACAACGTAAAAAACGACAGCGTTCTAAACAATAAAATAGAAAATTTTATGGACAAAAAGTAAGTGCAAGATAAGTTTTTCAACAAATTTAGCGAAAACTTTTCAGAAAACGAACTCTACATCAGCCTTATAGACGAGATGTCAAAGTATAAGACTTTGACTCACGATACGATAAAATGGGACTTTGTTTATAGCTCGTCTTTAAAGGCATTAAGCGAATTTAGCCTCGATGTAAAGCTTTTAAATTTCTTAGCGATCTCTGCTATAAATTTAAACGACAAAGATGCTTTTAGAAGTTTAATCAGTGCTTTTTCATTTTTCCTAACTACCCTAAAACAAGAGCCAAGTTTATTAGCCAAAAATGAAAAGCAAGTGCCTACTAAAAAAAAGATATTTGCTCAAACGATAGAGCTTTTTACGCAAGCTCACAGAGATGGTATAAATTTAGACGAAGCGGACGCAAAGGCGTTTAATGAGCTTGTACCTGAGCTCTCACGCGAGCTTAGCACGCACTTTGATACGCTTTATATAGAAGAGAAAAATGAGCAAACTCAAAAAGTAGAGGAGCCAAAACAGCAGCCGCAAAAGGCAGAACCAAGTTACTCACAAAGTGTCTCTTTTGGCAGTAGCGACATTAGTACATTTAGTGATAGGGAGTTTAGGGAGTATTTTGTAAATTTATCCATCTCGCTTTTAAAAAATGATATAAAAAATTTGACCGCTTACTCACTTGTTTTTGAGGCGATGTGGGGCAGGATCAAGGCTTTGCCAGTTAGCAGCGAGCAAGTGACGCAGATACGTTATCCTGATGAAAATTTGATCTTACTTTTTAAAAATATGAAAGAAGTAAACCTTGGTAATTTAGAGAAATTTATAAGAAATTTAGCTCTTAATCCATTTTGGATAGATGGCGTTAGGATATTTTGTGAGTTTTTAAGATCATCTGGACTAAGCGAGCAAAGCGAACTAGTTTCTAATATGACTTTAAATTTCATAGAAAAATTTTCAGATATAAAAAAACTTAAATTTCAAAGTGAAGAGGCATTTTTCAGCGAAGAGAGCGCTAAATTTTTTAGTAAAAAAGAGAGCACAAATTTTATCTCTAGTGATGATATGAAAAAGGATATGAGTTTTGAAGAGCTGATAAAAGCCCTTGATAGAAGCAAATATACAACAAATTCACAAAGTGAGCTTAGCTTTTTGTTGGAGCTTTCCAAAATTTTTACAAGCCAAGGCATGGATAACAACGCAAAAGTTGTATATTCGCAAATAGTTAAATTTATAGAAAACACTGAGCTAAAGGATTATTTGTCAGATATTTATATAAAGGCAAAAACATTTTTGTGATAAAATATGTTTTTTTAAAACTTCTTTAATTTTATTTAATTATAATTCTTAAATCATTTACTCAAAAAAAGGATGTTATTATGGCAGAGAATTCAATCCCACCAAAAGAACGTATAAACATTGTTTATAGAACCAAAACAAACAACCAAGAAGCAGATGTCGAGCTTCCATTAAAGCTGATGGTAGTTTCAAATTTAACTGGTGAAAATCAAACTCCACTTGAAGATCGCGAAGTTGTCTCTATAAATAAGATAAATTTCGATCAAGTTATGAAAAGTTTAGACATTCATACTGAATTTTCAGTGAAAAATAGACTAAATTCTGGTAGCGAAGATCTAAATATCGATCTTAATTTCGAAAGCATTCAAGACTTCAATCCAGACAATATCATCAATCAAGTCCCTGAGCTAAAAAAGCTATTGCAGCTTAGAAAAGCTTTAGTTGCGTTAAAAGGACCTATGGGCAATATGCCTGATTTTAGAAAAGCAGTTTTAGAGGCTATTAAGGATGAAGATAGTAGAAAACAGCTTCTTTTAGAGCTTAAAGACGAAAAAGATAAGGAATAAAGATGTCTGAAACTAAAGTAAAAACTCCTATCATTGAAAGCATAATGCAAAGGAGCAAATATACAAAAGAGGATGAAAGTTATAGCGTAGTAAAGCAAGGAGTTGCTGAGTTTATCTCAAATATCATCACAACAAACAACGCTGAAGAGAAGATAAATAAGCTTGCACTTGATGAGATGATAGCTCATATAGACACGCTTTTATCAGCTCAGATGGATGAAATTTTACACAATAAATCTTTTCAAGAGCTAGAATCTACTTGGCGTGGCATTAGATTTTTAGTTGAGAGAACAAATTTCAACGAAAACGTAAAGATCGACCTTTTAGACGCAACAAAAGAAGAAATTTTAGATGACTTTGAAAACAATCTAGATATAACTCAAAGCACACTTTATAAGCAAATTTACTCAGCTGAATATGGTCAATTCGGTGGTGAGCCAGTTGGTGCGATAGTTGCTGACTATGAGCTAGATAAGTCAAATCAAGACATGACTTTCTTAAACAAAATGTCATCAATCGCTGCGATGAGTCACTCTCCGCTTCTAACTTCGCTATCTTCTAAATTCTTTGGACTTGATAACTTTGGCGAACTTGAAAACATAAAAGATCTAAAGAGTCTACTTGAAGGTCCTCAATACACAAGATGGAGAACTTTTAGAGAGAACGAAGATGCAAAATATACAGGTTGTATGGTAAATAGATTTCTTACCAGATCTCCATATATCCCAGAAGATAACCCTATAAAAAGCTTTAACTACCGCGAAAGCGTTGATAAGCACGATGATATGCTTTGGGGCAATGGCGCTTATGCGTTTGCTACAAGACTTACAGAGAGTTTTGCGGACTATAGATGGTGCGGAAACATCATCGGACCAAAAGGTGGCGGCGCTGTAAAAGACCTACCAACTTACACTTATGAAAACTACG is a genomic window of Campylobacter concisus containing:
- the icmH gene encoding type IVB secretion system protein IcmH/DotU; the protein is MSENQNDISVLSQTKLLGLGANPALDHVLPLLLLANRVSKLQNFSQSEMQNLREKLINDILSTTSKISNLGIYEEDDIIRLRYCLCVFIDESLLKNEIFMNSFWANNTLTTRFFNENLGGNKFFGIMDKWFENVGKNKDFLEFIYACLVLGYKGKYEAQEDCNEKISYLCENIASAVSPLIKADENVFEKSYLKTKKRSFFEIFSLRHLKFYFILIALAAIAAAFLYSTYSMDQNNVKNDSVLNNKIENFMDKK
- a CDS encoding type VI secretion system domain-containing protein translates to MQDKFFNKFSENFSENELYISLIDEMSKYKTLTHDTIKWDFVYSSSLKALSEFSLDVKLLNFLAISAINLNDKDAFRSLISAFSFFLTTLKQEPSLLAKNEKQVPTKKKIFAQTIELFTQAHRDGINLDEADAKAFNELVPELSRELSTHFDTLYIEEKNEQTQKVEEPKQQPQKAEPSYSQSVSFGSSDISTFSDREFREYFVNLSISLLKNDIKNLTAYSLVFEAMWGRIKALPVSSEQVTQIRYPDENLILLFKNMKEVNLGNLEKFIRNLALNPFWIDGVRIFCEFLRSSGLSEQSELVSNMTLNFIEKFSDIKKLKFQSEEAFFSEESAKFFSKKESTNFISSDDMKKDMSFEELIKALDRSKYTTNSQSELSFLLELSKIFTSQGMDNNAKVVYSQIVKFIENTELKDYLSDIYIKAKTFL
- the tssB gene encoding type VI secretion system contractile sheath small subunit — its product is MAENSIPPKERINIVYRTKTNNQEADVELPLKLMVVSNLTGENQTPLEDREVVSINKINFDQVMKSLDIHTEFSVKNRLNSGSEDLNIDLNFESIQDFNPDNIINQVPELKKLLQLRKALVALKGPMGNMPDFRKAVLEAIKDEDSRKQLLLELKDEKDKE
- the tssC gene encoding type VI secretion system contractile sheath large subunit; amino-acid sequence: MSETKVKTPIIESIMQRSKYTKEDESYSVVKQGVAEFISNIITTNNAEEKINKLALDEMIAHIDTLLSAQMDEILHNKSFQELESTWRGIRFLVERTNFNENVKIDLLDATKEEILDDFENNLDITQSTLYKQIYSAEYGQFGGEPVGAIVADYELDKSNQDMTFLNKMSSIAAMSHSPLLTSLSSKFFGLDNFGELENIKDLKSLLEGPQYTRWRTFRENEDAKYTGCMVNRFLTRSPYIPEDNPIKSFNYRESVDKHDDMLWGNGAYAFATRLTESFADYRWCGNIIGPKGGGAVKDLPTYTYENYGSVQTKIPTEVLITDRREFELAENGFITLTLRRDSNNAAFFSANSVLKPKVFPNTPEGKAAETNFRLGTQLPYVFLISRLAHYLKVLQREEIGTWKERSDVERGLNEWLRQYISDQENPPADVRSRRPFRSAKVIVSDIAGEPGWYKIELLARPHFKFMGANFELSLVGKLDKE